The DNA segment GCTCAAAacttgtgtgcgtgtgcgtgtgtgtgtcaagcAGATGTCCACTTGAGGACAGGTGTGTTTACTTGGAACACAGAGAGAGACAGGTTAAAAGTCCCACTATCAACACAAACATATTCAGGAGTCATCCATCTGTCTCCAAAGGAAGTGGTTTAAACTTTTAGCTCTGACATTAAACATTCTACAAGCGTTTTGTTCTCGtgcttttaattaaatttacaaagaattaaaataataaataataataataattaaaaaaaatatatatatatatataatataataataataattaaataataaaacgcATTTGCACGTGCTATAATTAACGTATTACCTATGAGGCCATATGTACCATATGTAGTTGTGATAGCTCCCAGtatgatataataaatataccGGAAGTGTTTATTAGTctgtgcatgtgtacctaatgaactgGCTATCCACTGAGTTCTTTGTTCTGTGGTGTGACGGCACCAAAGGAAATTCTAGCAGCGATATTTTAAAGTTAAATGCATTGACAGAAAATGCGGATTCTAAGTTTTGGCGGCGACTTCGGACGCGGGCTGACAAAGTGAGAGTGATGGATGTCTCCCACCATTCATTGCGCGCTGTGGACAGACGATCATTGTCGCCATGTGACATAATAATACCACCCGCTGACAGGCAGCCTCGCCTTTGTCACGGTCATCCCCCGGCTATTACCCGTCCCGCACCTGTGGGTCTCACCTCCTCCTTTTTCATTTACGCACGCAACAGAATCTCCAGACGCACTGGAGCGCGCCTTACGCGCGCACCTTCCCCCGGCCCAGCGTCGCATATGTGCTGAGTGGGACGGAAAGGCGGCATTGTGCACATGCATGCAGCTCTGCCAACCTTTAAAGGGGGCACTTCAACACGTTCGGACGACTTCTCTCTTCACGCACTTTGATGGGGACTTCGACATTAAGCAGGGAAAATGCCTGTGATGAAAGGATTACTTGCACCGCAGAACACCTTTCTGGACACTATAGCAACGCGCTTTGATGGCACTCGTAAGTTTGCTTTTCATTACATTCCTCTCACCTCGTCTAGCTGTCTAGTGGTTTCAACTTCTGGGGTATACTATTACATGAAATGCAGCGTTTATTACAGGCGTGTCATTAAAACTTCACTGATTTGATTGTTTTGAAAACACTTCAGTACAGTTTAAtgtctatataaatataatgaccgtaagtatttatttaataaaaggTACATACACTTTTATGTATACTGTGCATTTCAAATTTACTCATGGTCATGGTTTATTTGCTTCAAATATCAAGTTACATGAAGAAGCATCTAATATTTCAAAAGGAGGAAGAAGCAACCCCTTCTCCGGGTCTATTACTGATGAGAAAATGCGTATTATCTCAGTACTGTACAGTAATACACTGTATTTGGGTCAAATGGATGACATATGGTGAAgtaattgtattatttctttAGGTGAGGCGTTTTTAGAGAGCAGGCCATGATATGAGGAATTATCCGAGTACTGTATCCCTCCAGTATCTGGGCTCTTTCACCAGAACATAGTGtttcagcaccacggacagtGTCCAAGAGGCGACATGTGAAAACATGCACTTATAATAAACTTTagggctttttaaaaaatacattttggtcAGCCTTTTTTACCTGGCGAGTCCTGTATAGTATGTCTGGCGTGTCACTCTCACAATCGAGTTCGAATCTGAGTTTTCCaaagcatgcatgttaggttaactggagaaattgtccatgagtgtgaatgggttGCCCACCTATCtaccaaggtgtaccccacttctcaccagtgaccctaatgaggacaggTGCTATAGAAATTGGCTGTATGGAAGTCTTGTAAGGTTTTATAGTATCAAATTTAATTGGAGAGGTTTGGCTTAGTACTGATATTAATCATATGCAAGCAACAGTATATGTACGTTGTGTATCTCATAACACAATCTtatattttggttaaaaaaaaacacaactactTTTAGCCTTAAAATGCCAATGCAACCTTTCCAAGATGACATTTTTGTTCAAACCAAGCTAAAATGATAAGAAGGATAAGCTAAACAGATTCACTTCTATATCCCGATAATAAAATACCAAGTGATGTAGGAGTAAAgaaagcttttaaaaaaaaaaaaaaaaatagagaacagaAAGTGTTTGCTAAATACTGCACAGTTAAAATTCCAGAATATACAATGGAGGTGCATGGTAAGTAAAGAAACATGTCACTCCAGTCTTAAATCAACCATATATGTGCCACCTGACCCTGGACAACCTATTTGTACCCGTGTCTCCACACCCTTCCTGACCCATAGTCTTTATTTCCGTCTACCTAACATTCTGCAGCTTCAGCAGTGTTATGCTATGACTTAAAAAGCAGGTGAAATGTGAGGCGGTTGCTTGGTTGCTTGCACAATTCTAACACTAGGGAATTGTTTCCGGACCTCTAGCACAAGTGGTTTGTCAATGCCGTCCTTGAGCCCGAAAAggagggaaattaacattggaTTTGAACTGGAAGATGGTGTACACTGGAGGCAGCAAGGCTTGACGGGACAAATTGGGTGTGATGGCCTTGCCAGGAGCCAATATAGGAAGGTTCACTGCTGCGTTATATGCTATGCAACACCCCCCACATGCCTTTGACGTCACCTGAAGCCTAAGAAGGCAGGTCAGACTTTAAAACGGCATGGTCTGACTCTACATACAGCGTAGCATTTGCTTGATTAGCTTTTGTTTAGCGTGGCCTGAAGTACAGTAAATCAGATGCTATGGAAAGTGTGTTGACTGTAAACTGTCATCATTTCCCTTAAGAGCTGTGAAATGGCACTCTTCCCCACATGCTCAGTGAAGTAACGCTGATGAGGAATGATTCCAGAATGTATACGATGGTGATCATTTCAGTTGGCCCCTGCCTTCCTTTTGCTGAATATTTGAAGGAACTTGCCACTTTACAAACACTTCCTCAATTCCTTTGGTAGATAAGGACTTAAAATATGAGTCGTTTACAGTAAAGCCTGTGATAGTTAtctcaaatatacagtatatcgtCTCAAAGTACAATACTAAAGATATGACACTTTTGAGTAGATTACTACTTACCAAGATAATTGAGTCTGGCGTAGTGTGGTGGTCAAGCCatgatctggggctgcatgactGCTGCCGgtactggggagctgtggtttatTTAGGGCAGAGGTGTCCGCAGTGGGGCCCACTGCTGGTTTTCTCTTGGCCCATGGCACTGCTTTGTCATAACTACAAGACAAAGCCAACAACAGAAAACATggaaaattttacaaaatgatAGGGGAAAAAAgctacaaaggaaaaaaaacacccatatgttcctgccgcaaggcatgctgagtAGATTGTGGTACGTTTTCAGAAAACATTTTGCcgtattttgtaattttgctaAATATTGCTAAATATGTTGAGGAGGTTGTCAGAGAAATAAACAAGGagttaacatactcttgatatccaatgtttcattgttcatattgttgttgcagctggactacccaacATGCTTTGCGGCCATtgggaaatattcattcattcattctactgcttatcctcatgagggtcgcagggggtgctggagcctatcccagctgtctttgggcgagaggcggggtacaccctggactggtcgccagccaatcacagggcacatatagacaaacaaccattcacactcattttcatacctatggacaatttggagtcgtcaattaacctagcagaaaacgggagaaaacggggagaacatgcaaactccacacatggcccagagtgggattgaactcaggtctcctagctgtgaggtctgcgcgctaaccactagaccgccgtgcagcccccatagTTGTTTGGAAATTAGTTGTTGATTTACGTGATGTGgatattttgtttgtgttttgttgcaccATGAGAAAGTATGCTGTTTCTGTTTGATGCCACCTCCGCATAGACGGCCCCTTTGTTTTTTACCCACCAGCCAAAAAGTTTACCCACCCCAGTTTTAAGGACTAAAACAGTGGTACAGATCTGAAAGAGACACAACTCACTGTGACAgtgtaaaacaacaacacaaagcagttAGAATGCAAATGTAAGTAAATGTCACGTCACTGAAGCGTGGTTATTGTGCCTTTTCCAGTTGTTGTGATTCCAGTTGTTACCCCATGTGTTGATGTTATTACGGCAATGCAATCAGCACAAAGATACAGTACTTGCTGTGGAGCAATAATGTCACTCAGTGGGGAGATGGAGTCCATATTAGACCACCCTGCAGCTAAATTCAACTGTCACTCCACTGAAATAGAGGAGAAATAGAGTAAAGTTTCCCGGTGTGAGCCTCGTCGTGTATGCCACTGTGGACTGTTTGTCGAGACCTTTATTTGATAACTCCCAGCTCTACTTTCTCTTTTCGGTGTTTTCTTTGACAATTGCTGATGGTAATACTTGAGAGAGCAGCGTGTTCAGTGTGCACGGGGAGGCTTGTTTGTGTAAACGTGAACAAAACGAGGCTGTGCATGTGTGCTAAGACAGATGAAGACGCAGagaaccagaaaaaaaaaaaaaaaaaggaaagcaagatgcattttcagcactttgctCTCGTGCGTCATAGAACTCTGCTCTGAGTGCGCATGAAAGCTCATTTGTCTCTGTCTATGAGCAGAAGGCCACTAAAGAACAAGTTTTACTCTCCAGTGATGAACTTTTGTTCAATGCAGCGCTACTAATTAAGTTGTTAAAAAGATTCTGTGGGGATCCCGCTTCATGAGAAccactccgcccccccccccctttagaTGAATGTGTAAAACCTCATCAGAGTATCTTCGACTATAAAGGACTCCATCTCTCTTAGATCTCTGAGTCCAAGTTGTTGCTGTCCCATTGACTTCTTATGACCTGCAGGAAATAAAAGAGAGTAAGCTAATTACCAAGTGTGAAAACCCACCGACCAATGTGATTCAGATTGATCCGCTGGAGATAAACTGGGTTTATTCAGGCTGTTGTTGGAAGGGAGAATACTTTTGCAGCCTATGGAAACATGTCACAAAAAGTTGCGTGTGTCTTGTCATACCATATCATTCATACTATATCGGCCCAAACATAAGAGGAATAAGAATACTAACTGTTAGGGCATTTTTCATTGAGTtgaactgctaaataacctgccatggggccaaagaaagttgcgagtgTCAACGCTTTGACAAAGAACGTGAGAAAACTCACCGCAAATTACAAAGACGGCGTCCATGTGGCCGGTTTTACCAGGATGTACGAGAAGTCCACATAATAATAAGTTGAGGTGAGGTCTACAAGTGATGGGGATGCGCCCCACACCTGGGGGTAGCCAGTTGTTCTACTCATTACGCAATAGCGGCTTCTTTACAAACACACATGGTCAAACCTTTTTTTAGGTCTCAGTTTTTCGTAGACTAGCTTGTGTTTACAATTGGATTAAGCCAAATTGTGTGAAGGCAGATCTAAAAGTTGTCTGCAGGCAGAGAGTGACGACTGAAAGAAGTAATGAGTGTAGTTATGAGCCTGTGAGGGAGTAATCAATCATCATTGACTGTTGTGTTGCAGGGTGCACATGGGGCTCTCCACTTCCTGCCAGTGGATTGGCTCGACTGCTCCCCATTTTCTCCAAATTCCACTTAATAGTGAGCCTTTTTTGTTGTGAAGACATGGAGAGATTGTGGTAATATTAAgtcagtatttgtattttaacagTAGTTATATTATTTGCCTACATGAGAGCGGTCTTCCTTCCTTGCTGCCCGGCCTGTGTATGTCAATGACGACTGGCCACAAACTCTTTGTTTGAATAAAGAAATGAGTTATAAGACAATGCCCACTAACAATATTCAGCCTCAGCCCTCCGATGGTCTTCACAATCATTAAGCCACCCATCTTATCAAGACGCAAACTGACATTGGAGATTGAAATTCATTATTAAGCAGCATCTCgatttaaacatttattgtaGCGCCCCTCCAGTGGAAGTTCCGATCACATGGCGTTCTCTCGCAATAGGCGTTTATTGCTTTTCGGCATGCAGTGAGAAATGAACGgcaatgaaaataatgaaatgataaGTAAAGGcgaaaaaaatgctgaattagTTCTAACATTAAAGGTTTTTCGATTGCTTGTCATTCAATGCAGTGCAACACTAGTCTACGTCAGCAAACCTATGttttaaagaaaatttacatattttttaaattatattaccaACTTAATAATATTCACTTACCTGTAAAATTATTTATCAATTGAAAtacacataatatatataaaattgacTAACTTTGctgtaagattaagattaagattaagatatgcctttattcgtccctcagtggggaaatttgtattgcacagcagcaagagtacagagtcagttaagcagtacaaaatacacaatatagaaaaataaacaatataaacgacccaagtattaataaaaaatcaacagtttttcccagagttatatacaatacagtatgtagataatatgaaacgagatgaaatatatgaccagtctatacactgagatcttgttagggagttaatatgaggcattatggaaacacttcacatagaacttagtatattgcatttagagcccttaatattgcacatggaggttgatcagatattgcacagtgaatggggtctggagtaactatactgtaaaaagcaaagtattgcacagatgtacatagcagtgtagaagtctattgggagcagtgctggttgtacaacctgacagctgcaggaagaaaggacctgcgatatcgctccttcacacacttggggtgaagcagtctatcgctgaaggagctctcaagtgctgtcaaagtgtcctgcagggggtgggagtccaacatgttctccaacatggatgatagcttagccaacatcctcctctctcccaccacctccactgggtcaagagggcaacccagtgcagagctggccttcctgatgatcttatccagtctcttcctatccgcagccgaaatgctgctgccccagcagaccactccctggaaaatggctgaagccacaacagagtcatagaacgtcttgaggagtgccccttgcactccaaaagacctcagtctcctgagcagatagagtctgctcatgcccttcctgtaaagtgcttccgtgtgatgagtccagtccagtctattgttgagatgaacacccaggtacttgtaagatgtcaccatctcaatgtccattccctgaatgttcactggtgttggaggagagtggatgcgcctgcggaaatccaccaccagctctctggttttccccgtgttgatctggaggcagttccgctggcaccagtccacaaagtcctgtgtcagtcctctgtactccaagtcgtccccatctgtgatgaggccaacaattgcagagtcgtcagagaacttctgcaggtggcaggttggtgtgttgtaggagaagtctgctgtgtagagggtgaaaaggaacggagccaggaccgttccctgcggagcccccgtactgcagacaactgtgtcggacacacagtcccgtgtcctcacatactgtggacggttggtgaggtaatccagtatccacgatgtgaggtgcaggtccacccctgtgttctccagcttgtccctcagaagtgctggctggatggtgttgaacgcactggaaaaatcaaagaacatgattctcaccgtgctcccaggtttctccaggtgagagagcgctctgtgctggaggaagatgacagcgtcgtccaccccagtgccaggttgataggcgaactggagcgggtccatcgaaggacccaccagggggcggagatggtcaaggatcagccgctccagggtcttcatcaggtgtgatgtaagtgccaccggcctgtagctgctgaggtccttggggtgcggcgtcttggggacaggaaccacgcaggatgtcttccacagctgtggcaccctccccagcttcaggctcaggttgaagatgtgctcaacaatcccgcacagctcgtccgcgcaggacttcaggagcctggagctgatgccgtctggtcccgccgccttcctcgccttggtcttccggagctggtttctcacctgggatgttgtgagggtcaggttggagcaggggggctgtgtgcggggggaggttagtgaggaggttgagctgattaggtgagaagtggtgggggatggctgtgtgcaggagggggaggtgggggtagggctgtccactcgaggtgtcgatggggggagtttcggcagaagtttcggcaggaggtgctgggccgggggatgggcagatggttgatcaaacctgttgaaaaatagattcagatcgttagcctttacctggtccccagcagcctgggagtcgggccccttgtggccagagatggttttcaggcctctccagactcctctgacgttgttctgctgcagctgttcctccatctttttcctgtagcagtccttcccctccctgattttcctcctcagctccttctgcacagccttcagctcttccctatttcctgacttaaagaccctcttcttctcctttaggagagcctttatgtccggattaatccacggtttgttgttggagaaacaccgtacagtcctggtgggtacagtgttttccacacagaagtttatgtagtctgtgacgcagtcagtgagactgtctatatcgtccccatgaggatggcagagttcctcccacactgttgtgttgaaacaatccttcagagcctcgtcggcttcatcagaccatctcttcactgtgcgggacacagctggcagcctgcgtaccagaggtttgtacacaggctggagatgtaccaggttgtggtctgatcttcccaggggaggaagtgctgttgaattgtatgcctccttggtgttggcataacacaagtccagtgttttattgtctctggtgcagcaggtgacatactgggtgaaggtgggcagggtggaggatggagaagcgtggttgaaatcacctgagagaagaaggagagcctgcggatgttgtgtctgtagccggcccacggcagagtggatgacgtcacaggccgcgtcggcgttagcagaggggggaatgtacgccgctatcgcgataacgtgcgagaattcccgcggcagatagtacggtctcatgctaacggctaacagttcaatgtctttgcagcagagttgctctttaatagtgatgtgcccagagttacaccatctatcattcacaaacactgctatattatattctattatatattataaatatatatattaaatatatagtaaatattgcAACATActgctgtaataataatatataataatattctaaaaactatatattttagatttaaaagcatatacatattaaaaatgtgatgtgttattttttttaaagataaatt comes from the Doryrhamphus excisus isolate RoL2022-K1 chromosome 14, RoL_Dexc_1.0, whole genome shotgun sequence genome and includes:
- the LOC131102241 gene encoding uncharacterized protein LOC131102241, which produces MRPYYLPREFSHVIAIAAYIPPSANADAACDVIHSAVGRLQTQHPQALLLLSGDFNHASPSSTLPTFTQYVTCCTRDNKTLDLCYANTKEAYNSTALPPLGRSDHNLVHLQPVYKPLVRRLPAVSRTVKRWSDEADEALKDCFNTTVWEELCHPHGDDIDSLTDCVTDYINFCVENTVPTRTVRCFSNNKPWINPDIKALLKEKKRVFKSGNREELKAVQKELRRKIREGKDCYRKKMEEQLQQNNVRGVWRGLKTISGHKGPDSQAAGDQVKANDLNLFFNRFDQPSAHPPAQHLLPKLLPKLPPSTPRVDSPTPTSPSCTQPSPTTSHLISSTSSLTSPRTQPPCSNLTLTTSQVRNQLRKTKARKAAGPDGISSRLLKSCADELCGIVEHIFNLSLKLGRVPQLWKTSCVVPVPKTPHPKDLSSYRPVALTSHLMKTLERLILDHLRPLCVQHHPASTSEGQAGEHRGGPAPHIVDTGLPHQPSTVCEDTGLCVRHSCLQYGGSAGNGPGSVPFHPLHSRLLLQHTNLPPAEVL